The sequence GTAGACCACGGGTGTCCCGGCCTGCCGGGCCGCGTCGAGCAGCCGGGCGGTGTTGGCCAGCATGCCGGTCAGCGGCTGTTCGCCGGGCGGGAAGGCGGAGAGGAAGTGCTGCTGGAGGTCGTGCACCAGCAGCACCGCCCGCGCCGGGTCCACGGACCAGGAGACCCGGTTGTCCGGCAACTGGCCCGCGGTGGGCAGGGGGTAGCCGGTGATGGACGGAAGTGCCATGGGGAGAGGGGCCTTTCAGCGCTGCTCGGAGGGGACCGCGGCCGAGCGCAGCCCCTTCTTGCTGACCTTGCCGACGCCGGTCTGCGGGAAGGCGTCGACGAAGCGGACGAGGTCGGGGATCTTGTAGGCGGCGACACCGCGCGCGCGGACGAACGCCTTGATCTGGGCGGCCGTCGGCGGCTCGGCGTCGGCGCGCAGGATCACATGGGCGAGGGTGCGCTCGCCGAGGTAGTCGTCGGGCACCGCGACCAGGGAGACGTCATGGACCGCCGGGTGGGCCAGGATGATGTTCTCGATCTCCTCCGGGGCGACCTTCTCGCCGCCCCGGTTGATCTGGTCCTTGGCCCGCCCCTCCACCATCAGGTGCCCGCTCGCCGTGCGGCGGACGATGTCACCGGTGCGGTAGAAGCCGTCCTCGGTGAACGCGGACCGGTTGTGCTCCGGAGCCCGCCAGTAGCCGCGGATGGTGTAGGGGCCCCGGGTCAGCAGATGCCCGAACTCGCCGTCGGGCACGTCCCGGTCGGCGTCGTCCACGATCCGGATCTCGTCGTCGGGCGAGATGGGCAGGCCCTGGGTGGTGACGATCGTCTCCGGATCGTCGTCCAGCCGGGTGTAGTTGACCAGGCCCTCGGCCATCCCGAAGACCTGCATCAGCCGGCAGCCGAGCGCCGGTTCCAGCCGCCGCGCCGCCTGCTCACTGTATTTGGCCCCGCCGACCAGCACCAGCTCCAGGCTGGCCAGGTCGCGTTCGGCGCGCGGCGCGCTGTCCGTCCACAGCAGGGCGAGCGGCGGCACCAGGCCGGTCATGGTGATCCGCTCCTGCTCGACCAGGGCGAACGCGGTCGTCGGATCGGGCTTGGGGCACATCACGACGCGGCCTCCGGCGTACAGCGTGCCGAGCCAGCCGGGGGAACTCATGGGGAAGTTGTGGGCGGCGGGCAGGACGACCAGGAAGCGGGTGTCCGCGTCGACACCGCAGATCTCGTTCGAGCCGCGCAGGGAGTAGATGTAGTCGTCGTGGGTGCGGGGGATCAGCTTGGACACCCCGGTCGTCCCGCCCGACAGCTGGAGGAAGGCCAGTTCGTGCGGTTGCGGTTCGGGCAGCGGTCCGGACGGGCCGCACGGCACGTCGGACAGCGCCGTGTGCCCGCCCGGGTCGCCCGCCACGAAGATCTCCCGGAGGCCGGGGGCGCTCTGCCGGACCCGGGTGGCGAGGTCGCGGTGGTCGAAGCCGTCGTGCACGTCCGGGATCACATAGGCGACGGCCTCGGAGAAGGCGCAGAAGTGCGTGATCTCGGTGTCGCGGTGGGCGGGCAGCGCGAACACGGGCAGCGCGCCCAGCCTGAAGAGGGCGAAGACCACTTCGGCGAACTCGGCGGTGTTGGGCAGCTGGACGACCACCCGGTCCCCGCGCCCGATGCCGCGCCCCGCGAACCCGGCGGCGAGCCGGTCGGCGGCCTCGTCCAGCTGCCGGTACGTCCGGGTGCGGCGCTCGGGCGCGAAGTCCACCAGGGCGACCCGGTCGGGATGGGCGGCGGCCCGCTCGCGGAGCATGCGGCCGAAGGTCTCGCCCCGCCAGTGACCGGCCCGCCGGTAGCGCTCGGCGAACTCCTCGGGCCAGGTGGGCGCGTCCACGCCCGGGGTGAGGCCCGAGGGGGCGGGTATCGGTTCGATGGTCACGGCGTGGCTCCACGGTGTTCGGCGGGGTTCGTCACGGGGCGGCGGTGTGCGCCGAGGGCGGTCAGGCGCGCAGGGTGGCGCCGCCGTCCACGTACAGGTCGTGCAGGGTGATGTGCCGGGCGCGGTCGGAGACCAGGAAGGCGACGGCGTCCGCGATGTCCGACGGCTCGGCGATCCGGCCGAGCGGAATGCCGGTGCGGTACGACGCCAGGTCCCCCTCGATCACCGCCCGTCGGCCGCTGTCGGGGCCGCCGGGCGCCCTGTCCCACATGGCGCGCTGCATGTCCGTGTCGGTGGAGCCCGGGGACACGGTGTTGCACCGCACCCCGTACGGGGCGACCTCCAGCCCGAGGCATTTGGTGAACATCACGGCGGCGGCCTTGGAGGCGGCGTAGGCGGCCATACCGGCGCGGGGCACACCGGCCGCGTTGGAGGCGACGGTCACGATGCTGCCCCGGCGCCGTTCGGTCATCCGGCGGGCGGCGGCCCGGCAGACATGGAAGACGCCGTCGGTGTTGACCGCGAACACGGCCGCCCAGTCGGCGTCGTCCAGGTCGACCACGGCCGCGCCGCGCAGGACGCCGGCCACGTTGACCACGATGTCCAGGGGCCCCAGGGTCCGTTCGGCCTCGGCGATCAGGTCCTCCACCGCCGTGGCGTCGGTCACGTCCAATTCCCGGCCCGTGACCCGGCCTTCGTGCCGTGCGGCCAGTTCGGCCACGGCCGCACCGTCCACATCGGTGGCGAGGACGCGTGCGCCCTGTCCGGCGAGGGCCTCGACCACGGCGGCGCCGATTCCCCGCGCCGCCCCGGTCACCAGGGCCGTACGACCGGCCAGTTCGGGCTCGCCGCTCATACGACCGCCCCCTCGTATCGGGCGCCTGATCGGTGAACGGCAGATGGGGATCTGTGGGATGACTTCATGGCCTCGGGTTTCCGGCGAACGCGCAACGGATACGACCACCCGGGGGGACACCACGGCCCGCCCCCGGCGACTTAGGTAAGGCTAACCATACCTTTACCTTGACGGTGATCGTCAACGTCGGCGCCATGTCACCCGGATCACCCCCCGAAAACCCAAGTCCCCGCGATGTCCTGCGGTTTGTGCCCAAGAGGCCCGGGGCGTACCCGTACGAGCGAGCGGGCCGCGTCGTCGGGTAACGTCCCCGGGGACGACGTCGCGACGGCCGTTCCCGGTCGGCGTCGGACTGTCGGACGCCGGAAGCAGCGGCACCGCACACCGCACCGCACCGCACCGCACCGCACCGCACCGCACCGCACCGCCGGCACACGTCACCGCGCACCGGACGCGCTGGACGCGCCGGTCCGCGCCGCGGCACTCCGCCGCACCCGCCCATCCGGCCGCACCGCGCCCACGTACGCGCGCCGCCGGCTCCCGGCCACCCGACTCCGCACCGTCCGCACGGCCCTGTGCCCGGGGCGGTCCGACGCCGGGCCGCGCGAGCCGACCCCATGGCCCCCACCAGGGGCCTCAGCGAAGGGACGAACACCCGATGACATCGACTTCCGCGCCTGCCGCACCCTCCACTCCCCCACCGGCCGACCCCACACCCCACCTGGAGGCGTCCGTGGGCAAGGTGGTCGTGGTGAAGTTCGGGGGCCACGCCATGGTCGACGAGGCGCTGCAACGGTCCTTCGCGCGGGACGTCGTGACGCTGCTGCGGGCCGGGGTCCACCCGGTGGTGGTGCACGGCGGCGGGCCCCGGATCAGCTCCCTGCTCGCCCGGCTCGACCTGGAGGTCCGCTTCACGGCCGGGCTGCGGGTCACCACGCCCGAAGTCCTCGACGTGGTGCGCATGGTGCTCGCCGGGCAGGTGCAGCGGGAGATCGTCGGCCTCATCAACGCGCACGGCCCGCTGGCGGTCGGACTGACCGGCGAGGACGCGCACACCCTCACCGCCGTCCGCAGACCGGCCTGGGTGGACGGCGAGCCGGTGGACATCGGGCTGGTGGGCGATGTCGTCCGGGTGGACCCGGAGACGATCCGCGCGCTGCTGTCCCGGGGCCGCGTCCCGGTGGTGTCACCGCTCGCCAGGGGGGCCGGGGGCGAGGTCTACAACGTCAACGCGGATCTCGCGGCGGCGGCCCTGGCGGGTGCCCTGGGCGCCGAGCGGCTGATCGTCCTCACCGATGTCACCGGGCTGCACGCCGACTGGCCGACGAGCGACGAGGTGATCGAGCGGCTGACCGCGTCGGAACTCGACGCGCTGCTGCCGGACCTGACCGGCGGGATGGTGCCCAAGATGGAGGGGTGCCTGCGGGCGGTGCGCGAGGGGGTGCGGGCGGCGCGTGTCATCGACGGGCGGGTGCCGGGCGCCCTGCTGCGCGAGGGCTTTCGCGACCGGGGCGCCGGCACCACCGTGTTCCCGGACCGGTCCGGCGAACACGGCGAGGACACCGGCCGGCGCACCCGGCCGGACCGGTCACAGGGCCCGGCTGAGCACCCGTGACCCCGGGCGGGGAGCGAGCCCGGCCGGCCAGGCCGCCGACGCGTCGGCCACGGTGAATCCATGGCGCAGGAACAGTGCCGCGTCGCCGCTGGTCGCGGCGAACACCGTGGCGGCCGAGCGGGCCGCGGCCTCGGCGAGGAGCGTGGTCAGCAGGGCCGTACCGACGCCCCGGCCCTGACTGGCCGCCGCCACGCAGAAGTTGTAGACGACTGCGGTGCGGCCGGGGTCCCGGCTCTCGGGTGCCGCGTGGATCCGC is a genomic window of Streptomyces sp. WP-1 containing:
- a CDS encoding (2,3-dihydroxybenzoyl)adenylate synthase, with protein sequence MTIEPIPAPSGLTPGVDAPTWPEEFAERYRRAGHWRGETFGRMLRERAAAHPDRVALVDFAPERRTRTYRQLDEAADRLAAGFAGRGIGRGDRVVVQLPNTAEFAEVVFALFRLGALPVFALPAHRDTEITHFCAFSEAVAYVIPDVHDGFDHRDLATRVRQSAPGLREIFVAGDPGGHTALSDVPCGPSGPLPEPQPHELAFLQLSGGTTGVSKLIPRTHDDYIYSLRGSNEICGVDADTRFLVVLPAAHNFPMSSPGWLGTLYAGGRVVMCPKPDPTTAFALVEQERITMTGLVPPLALLWTDSAPRAERDLASLELVLVGGAKYSEQAARRLEPALGCRLMQVFGMAEGLVNYTRLDDDPETIVTTQGLPISPDDEIRIVDDADRDVPDGEFGHLLTRGPYTIRGYWRAPEHNRSAFTEDGFYRTGDIVRRTASGHLMVEGRAKDQINRGGEKVAPEEIENIILAHPAVHDVSLVAVPDDYLGERTLAHVILRADAEPPTAAQIKAFVRARGVAAYKIPDLVRFVDAFPQTGVGKVSKKGLRSAAVPSEQR
- a CDS encoding 2,3-dihydro-2,3-dihydroxybenzoate dehydrogenase, producing the protein MSGEPELAGRTALVTGAARGIGAAVVEALAGQGARVLATDVDGAAVAELAARHEGRVTGRELDVTDATAVEDLIAEAERTLGPLDIVVNVAGVLRGAAVVDLDDADWAAVFAVNTDGVFHVCRAAARRMTERRRGSIVTVASNAAGVPRAGMAAYAASKAAAVMFTKCLGLEVAPYGVRCNTVSPGSTDTDMQRAMWDRAPGGPDSGRRAVIEGDLASYRTGIPLGRIAEPSDIADAVAFLVSDRARHITLHDLYVDGGATLRA
- the argB gene encoding acetylglutamate kinase — its product is MTSTSAPAAPSTPPPADPTPHLEASVGKVVVVKFGGHAMVDEALQRSFARDVVTLLRAGVHPVVVHGGGPRISSLLARLDLEVRFTAGLRVTTPEVLDVVRMVLAGQVQREIVGLINAHGPLAVGLTGEDAHTLTAVRRPAWVDGEPVDIGLVGDVVRVDPETIRALLSRGRVPVVSPLARGAGGEVYNVNADLAAAALAGALGAERLIVLTDVTGLHADWPTSDEVIERLTASELDALLPDLTGGMVPKMEGCLRAVREGVRAARVIDGRVPGALLREGFRDRGAGTTVFPDRSGEHGEDTGRRTRPDRSQGPAEHP
- a CDS encoding GNAT family N-acetyltransferase → MTPHSVLHVAPLLVPPPAPPVVVRAAGREDAPALHRLSRVFARTGELRERTLAQYARDAADFLLAESATGRIEGCAGLRIHAAPESRDPGRTAVVYNFCVAAASQGRGVGTALLTTLLAEAAARSAATVFAATSGDAALFLRHGFTVADASAAWPAGLAPRPGSRVLSRAL